Proteins found in one Bremerella volcania genomic segment:
- a CDS encoding class I SAM-dependent methyltransferase — protein sequence MDILKHNREAWNRLVQEEDRWTIPVPAEKIAQARAGEWSLGLTPTKRVPRNWFPEELSGVKILCLASGGGQQGPTLSAAGADVTVYDNSPQQLGQDQLVAEREGLSLKTVQGDMADLGVFADASFDLIFHPCSNCFAENILPVWREAFRVLRPGGTLLAGICNPVRFIFDEAAQDQRAELVVRHKIPYADMTHLSPEELDKVLKTQPLAFGHTLEDQLGGQMAAGFHLVELLEDRWGEDDLISRYLDTFLMTRALKPEH from the coding sequence ATGGACATCCTCAAGCACAATCGCGAAGCATGGAATCGCCTGGTGCAGGAAGAAGATCGCTGGACGATTCCCGTTCCCGCTGAAAAGATTGCCCAGGCCAGGGCAGGGGAGTGGTCGCTGGGGCTTACGCCGACCAAACGCGTTCCAAGAAACTGGTTCCCAGAGGAGCTTTCCGGCGTGAAGATTTTGTGCCTGGCCTCGGGCGGTGGGCAGCAAGGGCCGACCCTTTCGGCGGCCGGGGCGGATGTGACGGTGTATGACAACTCACCCCAGCAGCTCGGCCAAGACCAGCTTGTCGCCGAGCGAGAAGGGCTGTCACTCAAGACCGTGCAAGGAGACATGGCGGATCTCGGCGTCTTCGCCGATGCGTCGTTCGACCTGATCTTTCATCCTTGTTCAAACTGCTTTGCCGAGAACATTTTGCCGGTGTGGCGCGAGGCATTTCGTGTGCTTCGCCCTGGCGGGACGCTTTTGGCCGGCATTTGCAATCCGGTGCGATTTATCTTCGATGAAGCTGCCCAGGACCAGCGCGCTGAGTTGGTCGTGCGTCACAAGATTCCCTACGCGGACATGACCCACTTGAGTCCGGAGGAACTCGATAAGGTACTCAAGACGCAACCACTCGCTTTTGGACACACGCTAGAAGATCAGCTTGGCGGTCAGATGGCGGCCGGGTTTCACCTGGTCGAACTGCTGGAAGATCGCTGGGGCGAGGACGATTTGATTTCCCGCTACCTGGACACCTTCCTGATGACCCGAGCCCTCAAGCCGGAACATTAG
- a CDS encoding DUF1559 domain-containing protein, whose amino-acid sequence MNNSRRGFTLVELLVVIAIIGVLISLLLPAVQQAREAARRMQCTNNLKQIGLAIHNYASTHQVFPSGYVSYKTRDGNGPAWASIDSDTWDAAPGWGWAALILPFMEQRTITDSLNMRQPIWDSANRPFINTKLEAYLCPSSSGEHDPFTVRDSSGNALSRFGSSIVVGRSHYIASHGQESCWGDCGSSASGPVFTNIYTGATTTVQIHGDASKVADGPFYRNSKVGFRDVTDGTTNTLFISEHSSKLSDKTWVGVIPGAFTHPRYSTPENGPDAAATLVMMHVGPSGGELDITGDPIIHPINFPTLHVGQMYSEHPGGGNVLFGDGSVSFQPETIDLILAAEMASMNEGEVIKSRGF is encoded by the coding sequence ATGAATAATTCGCGTCGTGGGTTTACCTTGGTCGAGTTGTTGGTGGTTATTGCCATCATCGGAGTGTTGATTTCCTTGCTATTGCCGGCGGTGCAGCAGGCCCGGGAGGCGGCTCGGCGGATGCAGTGCACCAATAACCTCAAACAGATCGGGCTGGCCATCCATAATTATGCTTCCACCCATCAAGTCTTTCCCTCGGGATACGTCAGCTACAAGACGCGTGATGGCAACGGGCCGGCCTGGGCTTCGATCGATTCCGATACATGGGATGCCGCCCCTGGTTGGGGCTGGGCCGCATTGATCCTTCCCTTCATGGAGCAGCGCACCATTACTGATTCGCTGAATATGAGACAGCCCATCTGGGATTCGGCGAATCGGCCTTTTATCAACACCAAGCTGGAAGCCTATCTGTGCCCATCGTCCAGCGGCGAGCACGATCCCTTTACGGTTCGTGATAGTTCCGGGAATGCCTTATCGCGGTTTGGCAGTTCGATTGTCGTAGGTCGGTCGCATTACATCGCCAGTCATGGGCAAGAGTCGTGCTGGGGAGACTGCGGTTCGTCGGCCAGTGGCCCGGTGTTTACCAATATCTATACCGGTGCCACCACCACGGTTCAGATTCATGGTGATGCGTCGAAGGTCGCCGACGGGCCATTCTACCGAAACTCGAAGGTCGGCTTTCGTGATGTTACCGATGGAACGACCAACACCCTGTTCATCAGCGAGCACTCCTCGAAACTCAGCGACAAGACTTGGGTCGGCGTCATTCCTGGGGCATTCACGCACCCACGATACTCCACGCCTGAAAATGGTCCCGATGCCGCGGCCACGCTCGTCATGATGCATGTCGGACCATCCGGCGGCGAACTCGACATTACCGGCGATCCCATCATTCATCCCATTAACTTCCCGACGCTGCACGTGGGGCAGATGTACTCCGAGCACCCAGGCGGCGGGAATGTTCTATTCGGCGACGGCTCGGTCAGTTTCCAGCCCGAAACAATCGACCTGATTCTGGCCGCTGAAATGGCGAGCATGAACGAAGGGGAAGTCATCAAGTCGAGGGGATTCTAA
- a CDS encoding chemotaxis protein CheD produces the protein MATAILSKTSIRVPMAGIVASSAPNVLETLLGSCVGISLWCQETRLGALAHAMLSDSQGCTKQPGRFVDTAIPEMLDQLAKNGARRRAIVAKITGGSNMFKVSSSSHEVGRKNIDKACELLRLQKIPILAQHIGGSSGRVIYFDLETGEIRVKVGLEFVAKI, from the coding sequence ATGGCTACCGCAATCCTTAGCAAAACCTCGATCCGTGTGCCTATGGCCGGGATTGTTGCCTCCTCTGCACCCAATGTGCTGGAGACGTTGCTGGGTAGCTGCGTCGGTATTTCGCTATGGTGTCAGGAGACGCGTCTCGGGGCCCTTGCGCATGCGATGCTCAGCGACAGCCAAGGTTGCACCAAACAGCCTGGCCGCTTTGTCGATACGGCTATTCCCGAGATGTTGGACCAATTGGCCAAAAACGGCGCTCGACGTCGAGCGATCGTCGCCAAGATTACTGGCGGCTCGAATATGTTCAAAGTTTCGAGCTCTTCCCATGAAGTGGGTCGTAAGAACATCGACAAGGCCTGCGAGCTTTTAAGACTCCAGAAGATCCCCATCTTGGCTCAGCACATCGGTGGATCGAGTGGCCGAGTCATCTATTTCGATCTCGAAACAGGCGAGATTCGGGTCAAAGTCGGCCTCGAGTTTGTCGCCAAAATCTAA
- a CDS encoding Tex family protein, with translation MDTTIVTDLQVVAREVGIPLEKVQRTVELLDDGNTVPFITRYRKDETGGLDEEQIRAIQSSNTKLRQLNERKRTILKSIQSQEKLTDELAEQIKKAQTQKLLEDLYLPFKPKKQTLATQARERGLEPLALEVLNDAEEAKDLKARAEAFVDAEKSLADTDAVIQGVGCIIAEVFSENALLRGRLRKLFWKTGQLTSARIENADQPDKSDSDEDDSDSQDDVSATHEEESSKTTEVTSEAETSDSGETKPAAKPETDKESGKKPTIQEIRREKRKRQKEKERAKKDKAFRDYYDYHEPVSKIPPHRVLAINRGDRTRFLKVRIEVDFDKIIKTAEEVVIPEGHSHAEYLKQCLRDSLNRLIIPGIEREIRRELTEKAETHAIEVFACNLRKLLLQPPVRGKRVLAVDPGFRSGCKLVAIDPFGNVLGTGVIHLIGPQDRVEKSRSRIVEMIKQFDAQIVAIGNGTACRETEQIVASAIADELKDRDICYLIVNEAGASVYSTSELGREEFPKFDATIRGTISIGRRLLDPLSELVKINPSNIGVGLYQHDVKAKHLRDSLDDVVESCVNYVGVDVNTASPALLSYVSGLNQLTARRIYEHRQAKGPFRSREEIREVAGIGEATFVQAAGFLKVVPAENPLDATWIHPESYEVATKLLDKLGCSLTEVLSTVPSPPPIVEKPKSFQLVEEQAVAEPATEPQPVEAEVAEAVASAATPAEAGSEPTAEAVASEAPVVSEEVAAPAVESSSEATEVTDTVSDDPDVPAPQPAPAEIAASDENHKQLLAKIASADIDKLAEELSIGVHLARDITGALSRPGRDPRADFPPPLFRRGVLKLEDLEPGMEMMGTVLNVVDFGAFVDIGLHDSGMVHISRLADRYVADPHEVVSVGDVIRVWVIEIDRERRRVSLTAIDPSIQTEKKEKPQGRPNRPPRSERPQRPKAKAGHKPQAGGGHGKGKQGGKPRHSERRAKPKPSKPITDAMKEGKEPLRSFGDLQQFFDMQREDKKKPKK, from the coding sequence ATGGATACGACGATCGTCACGGACCTTCAAGTTGTCGCCCGTGAAGTTGGTATTCCTCTCGAAAAAGTTCAGCGAACCGTCGAACTGCTTGATGATGGGAACACCGTTCCGTTTATTACGCGCTATCGTAAAGACGAGACAGGTGGCTTGGACGAGGAGCAGATCCGCGCCATTCAAAGCAGCAACACGAAGCTGCGTCAATTGAACGAGCGCAAGCGGACCATTCTCAAGTCGATCCAGTCGCAAGAGAAGCTGACCGACGAACTCGCCGAGCAGATCAAGAAAGCCCAGACCCAGAAGCTCCTGGAAGATCTCTATCTTCCCTTCAAACCGAAGAAGCAAACCCTGGCAACCCAGGCCCGCGAACGTGGTTTGGAGCCGCTGGCCCTGGAAGTGCTCAATGATGCTGAAGAGGCCAAAGACCTGAAGGCCCGGGCGGAAGCATTCGTCGATGCCGAGAAGTCACTGGCCGATACCGATGCCGTCATCCAAGGGGTGGGATGCATCATTGCGGAAGTCTTCTCCGAAAACGCCCTGTTGCGGGGGCGGCTTCGTAAGCTGTTCTGGAAAACGGGACAGTTGACCAGCGCGCGCATCGAGAACGCAGACCAGCCAGACAAGTCCGACTCCGACGAAGACGATAGCGATTCCCAAGACGACGTATCGGCTACCCACGAGGAAGAATCCTCGAAGACCACGGAAGTAACTTCCGAAGCCGAAACGAGCGACTCTGGCGAAACAAAGCCCGCGGCGAAACCTGAAACGGACAAAGAGAGCGGGAAGAAGCCCACGATTCAAGAGATTCGCCGCGAGAAACGCAAGCGACAGAAAGAAAAGGAACGTGCCAAGAAGGACAAGGCCTTCCGCGACTACTACGACTATCATGAGCCCGTCTCGAAAATCCCACCACACCGGGTCCTGGCCATCAATCGGGGCGACCGTACCCGATTCCTGAAGGTTCGGATCGAGGTCGATTTCGATAAAATCATCAAGACGGCCGAAGAGGTGGTGATTCCCGAAGGGCATTCGCACGCCGAATACTTGAAGCAGTGTCTGCGCGATAGTCTCAACCGTCTGATCATTCCAGGCATCGAACGGGAAATCCGCCGCGAGCTGACCGAGAAAGCGGAAACGCATGCCATCGAGGTCTTTGCCTGTAATCTTCGTAAACTGCTGCTCCAGCCGCCTGTTCGCGGTAAACGCGTTCTCGCCGTCGACCCGGGCTTCCGCAGTGGATGCAAGCTGGTCGCGATCGATCCATTTGGCAATGTGCTGGGCACCGGAGTGATTCACCTGATTGGTCCTCAGGATCGCGTCGAGAAGAGCCGCAGTCGAATTGTTGAAATGATCAAGCAGTTCGACGCGCAGATCGTCGCGATCGGAAACGGCACTGCTTGTCGTGAAACCGAACAGATCGTTGCCAGCGCCATCGCCGACGAACTGAAAGACCGCGACATTTGTTACCTGATCGTCAACGAAGCGGGTGCCAGTGTCTACTCGACCAGTGAACTGGGACGCGAAGAGTTTCCCAAATTCGATGCGACCATCCGTGGCACGATCAGCATCGGTCGCCGACTGCTGGATCCACTCTCAGAACTGGTAAAGATCAACCCATCCAACATTGGTGTGGGACTTTACCAGCACGACGTCAAAGCGAAGCATCTGCGAGACTCGCTGGACGACGTGGTCGAATCGTGCGTGAACTACGTGGGCGTCGACGTCAACACGGCCAGCCCTGCCCTGCTGAGTTACGTGTCTGGCCTCAATCAACTCACGGCACGTCGAATCTATGAACACCGTCAGGCAAAAGGCCCCTTCCGCTCGCGTGAAGAAATTCGTGAAGTTGCTGGAATCGGGGAAGCCACATTCGTTCAAGCGGCCGGTTTTTTGAAGGTCGTTCCCGCCGAGAATCCCCTGGATGCGACCTGGATTCACCCGGAAAGCTACGAGGTCGCCACGAAGCTTCTGGATAAGCTCGGCTGCTCGTTGACTGAGGTATTGTCGACCGTTCCGTCGCCACCACCGATTGTCGAGAAGCCAAAGTCGTTCCAGTTGGTAGAAGAGCAGGCGGTTGCCGAGCCAGCGACCGAGCCGCAACCGGTAGAAGCCGAGGTTGCCGAAGCAGTTGCATCGGCAGCCACTCCAGCAGAAGCTGGCAGTGAGCCCACCGCCGAGGCAGTTGCATCGGAAGCCCCGGTCGTTTCTGAAGAAGTAGCGGCTCCGGCGGTTGAGTCCAGCAGCGAGGCAACCGAAGTCACCGATACCGTAAGCGACGATCCCGATGTGCCGGCTCCGCAGCCAGCCCCAGCCGAGATCGCGGCATCAGACGAGAATCACAAACAGCTTCTGGCCAAGATTGCATCCGCCGATATCGATAAGCTGGCCGAAGAATTGAGCATCGGTGTCCACCTGGCTCGCGACATTACCGGTGCTCTTTCGCGTCCAGGTCGCGACCCCCGTGCCGACTTCCCACCTCCGCTCTTCCGCCGTGGCGTGCTCAAGCTGGAAGACTTGGAGCCTGGCATGGAGATGATGGGCACGGTGCTGAATGTGGTCGACTTCGGGGCGTTCGTCGATATTGGTCTCCACGACAGCGGCATGGTTCACATCAGCCGTCTGGCAGATCGCTACGTCGCCGACCCGCACGAAGTGGTCAGCGTTGGAGACGTCATTCGCGTCTGGGTGATTGAAATCGATCGCGAACGACGCCGTGTCTCCTTGACTGCGATTGATCCTTCGATTCAAACCGAGAAGAAGGAAAAGCCCCAGGGACGTCCCAATCGCCCTCCCCGCTCAGAGCGTCCTCAGCGCCCGAAGGCGAAAGCCGGTCACAAACCGCAAGCGGGTGGTGGCCACGGCAAGGGCAAACAAGGTGGCAAGCCTCGCCACTCTGAGCGTCGTGCCAAGCCGAAACCTTCCAAGCCGATCACCGACGCGATGAAGGAAGGGAAGGAGCCGCTGCGTTCATTCGGCGACCTTCAGCAGTTCTTCGACATGCAGCGGGAAGATAAAAAGAAGCCAAAGAAGTAG
- a CDS encoding metallophosphoesterase family protein has protein sequence MVTADLHGNRTNFRQILNIADLESNPRRHLVFQEVCHGGPTYPKAGGCMSHLMLEDIAQLVIRFPDQVHFLISNHELAELTDFPIMKAGKMLNLMFRCGMGQMYGDAVPAVRAAQLEFLASLPIAIRIGDHIMVTHSLPKQCDEEPFDASIFDRELTCHDRACGGSLHRLVWGRDFRQENVDLLARQLGVELFITGHEPCQYGFASPNSRQIVLDCCSRLGKYLMIPMSNDLTQDDLLNRIHSLHDPILAAMS, from the coding sequence ATGGTGACGGCAGACCTGCATGGCAACCGCACCAACTTCCGGCAAATCCTCAATATCGCCGATTTGGAGAGTAATCCACGTCGGCACTTGGTTTTTCAGGAAGTGTGCCATGGAGGCCCCACCTACCCCAAGGCTGGCGGATGCATGTCTCACCTGATGCTGGAAGACATCGCCCAACTGGTGATTCGCTTTCCCGATCAGGTTCACTTTCTGATTTCGAACCACGAACTGGCCGAGCTGACCGACTTTCCGATCATGAAAGCGGGCAAAATGCTCAACCTGATGTTCCGCTGTGGTATGGGACAGATGTACGGCGATGCCGTGCCAGCGGTACGTGCCGCTCAGCTAGAATTCTTGGCGAGCCTCCCGATCGCGATTCGGATTGGGGACCATATCATGGTGACCCATAGCCTGCCGAAGCAGTGCGACGAGGAACCCTTCGATGCCAGCATCTTCGACCGGGAACTGACCTGTCACGATCGCGCTTGCGGCGGGTCGCTGCACCGTCTGGTCTGGGGACGTGATTTCCGCCAAGAAAACGTCGACCTCCTGGCCCGGCAGTTGGGAGTCGAGCTTTTCATCACCGGTCACGAGCCGTGTCAGTATGGATTTGCCTCTCCCAACTCACGTCAAATCGTGCTCGACTGTTGCAGCCGGCTGGGCAAGTACCTTATGATCCCCATGTCGAATGACCTGACTCAGGACGATCTTCTGAATCGAATCCACTCTCTCCACGATCCTATCTTGGCGGCCATGTCCTAA